ATTTCAAGGCTTTGTCAATATCCTCGATGCTGGCCACACCCTCTTCCAGACACCGGTAGACTTCACTCCGCAGTGCAGCGTTGACCCTGTTCACCAGGAAGCCTGGCGAGTCTTTAACCATGACCCCCACCTTGCCCAATTTTTCGACCACGTCTCGGATGACAGCCGCCGTTTCCTCAGAGGTTTTCAATCCTTTGATGATCTCTACCAGCTTCATGACTGGCACCGGGCTAAAGAAGTGCATACCAATAAACTTATCCGCCCGCTTAATGGCCGCCGCCAGTTCGGTAATTGGGATAGAGGAAGTGTTCGAAGCCAGGATGGTCTGTGGCGGACAAATTTCGTCTAATTTCTTGAATAATTCTTTCTTGGCCCCCGCATCTTCAATGATTGCTTCAATAACCAGATCAGCTTCGGCAGCCGGTTTTAAATCAGTGGCCAGTTTGACCCGACCTAGTGTAGACTGCATTTCTTCAGCAGACAGTTTGCCTTTTTCCACCTGCTTGGTCAGATCCTTTTCAATTCGGGCGTATCCTTTCTTCACCAAATCTTCAGTGAGATCCTGGAGCGCTACCTCGTAACCAGCCCGGGCAGCTACCTCCGCGATACCAGCACCCATTAGACCGGCACCTACCACGAAAATACGTTTGACTTCCATCACGAATCCCTCCTTAACAAGTCAGTAGGTTTTGTTTTGCCTCGGTGTACGACCGTTTCATTTTTCGGTAGTACTCACCAAACATCTCTGGCTTGGCTTGTTTACTGCTTCCCAAGATGAC
This genomic stretch from Bacillota bacterium harbors:
- a CDS encoding 3-hydroxybutyryl-CoA dehydrogenase, with protein sequence MEVKRIFVVGAGLMGAGIAEVAARAGYEVALQDLTEDLVKKGYARIEKDLTKQVEKGKLSAEEMQSTLGRVKLATDLKPAAEADLVIEAIIEDAGAKKELFKKLDEICPPQTILASNTSSIPITELAAAIKRADKFIGMHFFSPVPVMKLVEIIKGLKTSEETAAVIRDVVEKLGKVGVMVKDSPGFLVNRVNAALRSEVYRCLEEGVASIEDIDKALKFGLNHPMGPFELQDNVGLDIGLAVFQTLYDNFKDPKWAPALSLKKLVAAGDLGKKTGKGWYDYTSGEKKVRTDLNL